A part of Aegilops tauschii subsp. strangulata cultivar AL8/78 chromosome 2, Aet v6.0, whole genome shotgun sequence genomic DNA contains:
- the LOC109760332 gene encoding uncharacterized protein — MSSSRYRSRNRPAPAALATRNSTSRRGRVSDADAAITRDASPWASLHQELLDLIAWRVLAVDFRGYVRFRAVCAYWRSSTACPRGRGIVDLRFHPRQWMMLPEGHGLYPGHEKLQGFVPFFNLSTGAFVRVHLPLLSDHCVLDSIDGILLLLRDHDTVVRLLHPFTGDILGFPPLKTHLSSVIGSTSLESKWHKWCNIKNINAAAMNVGADEVVSLMILGAYGWSNVAFATSGQRQWSVSSSLNRRSCSPFSFQGKIYAVRYNS, encoded by the coding sequence ATGTCATCGTCGAGGTACCGTAGTCGCAACCGCCCAGCGCCAGCGGCCTTGGCTACGCGCAACAGCACGAGCCGACGGGGCAGGGTCTCCGATGCCGACGCCGCCATCACAAGGGACGCATCCCCGTGGGCGTCGCTGCACCAGGAGCTGTTGGACCTGATCGCGTGGCGGGTGCTGGCGGTCGACTTCCGGGGCTACGTCCGGTTCCGCGCCGTGTGCGCGTACTGGCGCTCCAGCACCGCCTGCCCGCGCGGCCGCGGCATCGTCGACCTGCGCTTCCACCCACGGCAATGGATGATGCTGCCCGAGGGCCACGGCCTCTACCCGGGCCACGAAAAGCTGCAGGGGTTCGTCCCCTTCTTCAACCTCTCAACGGGGGCGTTCGTCCGCGTCCACCTCCCGCTCTTGAGTGACCACTGCGTCCTCGACTCTATCGACGGTATCCTGCTGCTGCTGCGGGACCACGACACCGTCGTCCGCCTCCTCCACCCATTCACGGGCGACATCCTCGGCTTCCCGCCTCTCAAAACCCACCTGAGTTCTGTGATCGGCTCGACATCGTTGGAAAGCAAGTGGCACAAGTGGTGCAATATCAAAAATATCAATGCTGCCGCCATGAACGTGGGTGCGGATGAAGTCGTCTCGCTCATGATTCTGGGGGCTTACGGTTGGAGTAATGTGGCCTTTGCTACCTCCGGGCAACGGCAATGGAGTGTATCAAGCTCGCTCAACCGCCGAAGTTGTAGTCCATTCTCGTTCCAAGGCAAGATATATGCGGTGCGTTATAAcagttag
- the LOC109760325 gene encoding peroxidase 2: MTSPKHAFGSYGIVALLFFSSAIVSADLSAEFYDETCPDALDIIEDAVRAAVSKESRMGASLLRLHFHDCFVNGCDGSVLLDGATGEKNAVPNKNSLRGFELVDDIKAQLEKACAKVVSCADILAVAARDSVVALGGPTWDVELGRRDGTTTSQDTANSDLPAPTSDLGALTKAFSIKGLTQKDMVALSGAHTIGQARCVNFRGRLYNETAPSLDATLATSLKPRCPSTDGTGDDNTSPLDPSTSYVFDNFYYKNLLRNKGLLHSDQQLFSGGGSADAQTTAYASGMGAGFFDDFRDAMVKMGGIGVLTGSSGQVRVNCRKAN, from the exons ATGACATCACCCAAGCATGCCTTCGGTTCCTACGGTATCGtggccttgctcttcttctcctcGGCCATTGTTTCAGCGGATCTTTCCGCTGAATTCTACGACGAAACCTGCCCGGACGCTCTGGACATCATCGAGGACGCCGTGAGAGCCGCCGTCTCCAAAGAATCCCGCATGGGCGCGTCGCTGCTCCGCCTCCATTTCCACGACTGCTTCGTCAAT GGCTGTGACGGATCAGTGCTGCTCGATGGCGCCACCGGCGAGAAGAATGCGGTGCCAAACAAGAACTCCCTTCGCGGCTTCGAGCTGGTCGACGACATCAAGGCGCAGCTCGAGAAAGCCTGCGCCAAGGTGGTGTCCTGCGCCGAcatcctcgccgtcgccgcccgtgACTCCGTCGTCGCG CTGGGCGGGCCTACGTGGGACGTGGAGCTAGGCCGGAGGGACGGGACGACGACGAGCCAGGACACAGCGAACagcgacctcccggcgccgacctCCGACCTCGGCGCCCTGACCAAGGCATTCTCGATCAAGGGCCTCACCCAGAAGGACATGGTGGCGCTCTCCGGCGCGCACACCATCGGACAGGCGCGGTGCGTCAACTTCCGCGGCCGCCTCTATAACGAGACCGCGCCCAGCCTCGACGCGACGCTCGCCACGTCGCTGAAGCCAAGGTGCCCATCCACGGACGGCACCGGCGACGACAACACCTCGCCGCTGGACCCCTCCACGTCCTACGTGTTCGACAACTTCTACTACAAGAACCTCCTGCGGAACAAGGGCCTGCTGCACTCGGACCAGCAGCTGTTCAGCGGTGGCGGCTCGGCTGACGCGCAGACCACCGCCTACGCGTCCGGCATGGGCGCCGGCTTCTTCGACGACTTCCGTGACGCCATGGTGAAGATGGGCGGCATCGGCGTGCTCACCGGATCCAGCGGGCAGGTCAGGGTGAACTGCAGGAAGGCCAACTGA
- the LOC109760333 gene encoding wall-associated receptor kinase 2-like, with protein sequence MTSYAPSPGLYLATNPMDTTVAVVSLLFLQLLVTALAAPIALPGCPETCGDITVPYPFGTRDGCFRQGFDLICDETRHPPKLSLGGDHGAEVVGISLPDGTVRIRTRILDTSSLQQLNGTWSAGLRPGGPLALSARHNRFVAMGCNLLANLVAHDTLYSASDRIGVCAALCVSLSALPPPRDASSASCSGVGCCQTPVARGLSSYTIQLNDLAQRPAAAAASPLLVHAVAFIADQRWFRGQQDALKKNFLDDPRKLVDSTVVPTVLEWSLHVDADQDMFLYDPGVSQWKRCISVNSVVVDAVNGNAFDRTRCNCSRGYEGNPYIADGCQDINECLRPKVYPCNGTCINMQGTYGCSTKKNIINLAGPFTLTTIVVGFGLLFSLLGVAQVTKKLKKRRAKKFREKFFRKNHGLLLQQLISSNKDIAEKMKIFSLQELEQATNKFDHNRILGGGGHGTVYKGILSDQRVVAIKKAKNVMQREIDEFINEVVILSQTNHRNVVKLFGCCLETEVPLLVYEFISNGTLSSYLHGQLENHLSWKDRLRIALETAKAIAYLHSAASISVYHRDIKCANILLTDTLTAKVSDFGASRSITIDETGILTVVQGTYGYLDPEYYYTSRLTEKSDVYSFGVILAELLTGVTPVFSSHSSEATSLASHFVSLMRDNRLLAILDTQIVLEGGVEDVEVVARLAHACLSLKGEERPTMRQVETILEDVQSSNIHHNSQTIRVSQSPLKDQPWKGGNGGEGTRVYSLEKEFIHSLEIPR encoded by the exons ATGACTAGCTACGCGCCTAGCCCTGGCTTGTACCTGGCCACCAATCCAATGGACACTACTGTCGCGGTCGTGTCGCTCCTGTTTCTTCAGCTCCTAGTGACAGCACTGGCCGCTCCGATCGCCCTGCCTGGTTGTCCGGAGACCTGCGGCGACATCACCGTTCCCTATCCATTCGGCACCCGCGATGGCTGCTTCCGGCAGGGCTTCGACCTCATCTGCGACGAGACGCGCCATCCGCCAAAGCTGTCCCTGGGCGGTGACCATGGCGCGGAGGTGGTCGGCATCTCGTTGCCGGACGGCACAGTGCGGATCCGCACCAGGATTCTCGACACGAGCTCCCTCCAGCAGCTGAACGGCACGTGGtccgccggcctgcggcccggcggGCCCCTGGCGCTGTCGGCCAGGCACAACCGCTTCGTCGCCATGGGATGCAACCTCCTCGCCAACCTCGTGGCGCACGACACGTTATACTCCGCCAGCGACCGCATCGGCGTCTGCGCGGCGCTCTGCGTGTCCCTCTCCGCGCTGCCGCCGCCGAGGgacgcctcctccgcctcctgctCCGGCGTCGGCTGCTGCCAGACGCCCGTCGCGCGGGGCCTCTCGTCCTACACCATCCAGCTCAACGACCTAGCCCAGCGAcctgccgctgccgctgcctcCCCACTACTAGTGCACGCGGTAGCGTTCATCGCTGACCAGAGGTGGTTCAGGGGCCAGCAGGACGCGCTGAAGAAGAACTTCCTCGACGATCCGCGGAAGCTGGTCGATTCGACGGTGGTTCCAACGGTGTTGGAATGGTCGCTCCACGTGGACGCCGACCAGGATATGTTCCTGTATGATCCCGGTGTCTCCCAGTGGAAAAGATGCATCAGCGTGAACAGCGTCGTTGTCGATGCCGTCAATGGAAATGCTTTCGACAGAACACGGTGCAACTGCTCAAGAGGATACGAGGGGAACCCCTACATCGCCGATGGATGCCAAG ATATCAACGAGTGCCTCCGACCAAAAGTTTATCCCTGCAATGGTACCTGTATCAATATGCAAGGGACATACGGATGCTCAACAAAGAAAAACATCATTAACTTAGCAG GTCCATTTaccttaacaacaattgttgttggTTTTGGCCTACTGTTTTCACTCCTAGGTGTTGCCCAAGTCACGAAAAAACTCAAGAAACGAAGAGCCAAGAAATTTAGAGAGAAGTTCTTTAGGAAAAACCATGGATTGCTTCTGCAACAGTTGATCTCTTCAAACAAAGATATAGCCGAAAAGATGAAGATTTTCAGCTTACAAGAGCTAGAGCAAGCAACCAACAAATTTGACCACAATCGGATCCTTGGTGGCGGTGGGCATGGCACGGTGTATAAAGGCATCTTATCTGATCAACGTGTCGTGGCCATCAAGAAGGCCAAAAATGTCATGCAGAGGGAAATTGATGAGTTTATAAATGAGGTTGTCATACTTTCACAAACAAACCATAGGAATGTGGTGAAGCTCTTTGGTTGCTGCCTCGAGACAGAAGTTCCTCTGCTAGTTTATGAGTTCATATCAAATGGAACTCTCTCGTCTTATCTCCATGGCCAACTTGAGAACCATTTGTCATGGAAAGATCGATTGAGGATTGCACTGGAAACTGCCAAGGCTATTGCATATCTACACTCAGCTGCTTCCATATCAGTATACCACAGAGATATCAAATGTGCCAATATACTACTTACTGATACTttaacagcaaaagtatcagattTTGGAGCTTCGAGGTCAATTACAATAGACGAAACAGGAATACTTACAGTCGTCCAAGGAACCTATGGTTACCTTGATCCCGAATACTACTACACTAGTCGACTGACGGAGAAGAGTGATGTTTACAGCTTTGGTGTCATCCTAGCAGAGCTACTAACGGGGGTTACACCAGTTTTTTCTTCTCATTCATCGGAAGCCACAAGCCTAGCATCACACTTTGTATCACTAATGAGAGACAATCGTCTATTAGCTATTCTAGATACACAAATTGTTCTTGAAGGAGGAGTTGAAGATGTTGAGGTGGTTGCAAGACTTGCACATGCATGCTTAAGCTTAAAAGGGGAAGAAAGACCAACAATGAGGCAAGTTGAGACAATACTTGAAGATGTGCAGAGCTCAAATATCCATCACAATTCTCAGACAATAAGAGTGAGCCAGAGTCCTCTAAAAGACCAGCCATGGAAGGGGGGAAATGGTGGGGAAGGAACTAGAGTATATAGCTTGGAAAAGGAGTTCATCCATTCATTGGAAATTCCAAGATGA